CTTGGAGCGCCATCGCTTCGAGCGCCGTGCGACCAAACGGTTCATCCCACAACGAAGGTATCGCTAGCACATCCATGCCGCATACGTATGGACGCACATCCGATTTGAATCCGATAAAAATAACACGATCGATCAAAGCCAGTGAATGTACTTGTGCGTGCAGCGATGCATCATACGCCTGTTGTTTACTCGAATTTTGGCCGCCGACAATAACACAGCGAATATCTTTTTCAGGGAACTGCCTGATCATCTCAGCAACAGCGGTTATCAATACATGATAACCTTTTTTAGGAAGCGGTCTCCCGCACGCGCCGACGACAAAAGCCGTTAGCGGAATATGATACTCCTCGCGCAGCCTACTGCGTATCCGCGTAGGATCAAATTCATCGAAATCTATTGAATTGTAAACCACATTTTTTTTATGTGAAGGTACCGGAAAAAGTTTAGCCGTATGCTCCGATACCGCAATAACGGATTTTAATGAGGACCATCGGCTAAAAAAAGCTATCCCTACACGCGACAAGCCGTCGGGCACATTGCGTAAATGCCAAATCACAGGAATTTTTGTTACCCATCCCGCAATGGTACCAATAAAACGTGTCGCGGTAGTATTGGCATGTATCAGTGCAATATGGTGCTTACGAATCAGAGACGGTAAATAAAAAAAACTCACCGCTATGAAATCGCGCACTTGCAAAACCGGCTTGATCCACCGTAAGAAGCCTCGAGCTTGATGCGATGTCATCCCGATGCGCAGATGCGGCTCATATAAGATGGTCGCCAGTTTTTCTTCCTGAACGCGCGTATTGAGAAGGCCTTCTTTTTCCGGTACAGCAATAAAAGCCTCAAACTGCTCTTTATCAAGAAAACGTAGAATATAAAATAAACTACGGGCTCCTCCGCCGTGCGTCAACGACTGCTCAAGGAATAGGATACGCGACTTAGATATGGGCTCTGAGAAGTGTGAATTCATTTCCACAATTTTTTTACCTGATCAAGCCACAAAGAAAGTGCCGTGACATTCCACATAAATTCATAAGCGCGTCGCGGCAATCGTGTTTGCGATGGAGCCGTAGCCCTCCATAACACATTAAGTTGACCATGATCTACAAACGAAAGCAAAGGATTATCTTTTTTCCACACCGTGTTTTCTATATATGCCCGAATTCGCGGTTCTGAAAAAATTTTGTGCATCGGCGGAGTAAAACCTTTCTTTTTTCGATAAACCAAGTCATTCGGAATATTTTGAGCTAACATGGATTTGAGTATTGATTTATTAACGCCGTTTCGGCATTTGATCGAAAACGGCAAGCTCAAGCCATTATCAACAAATTCAGGCGAAAGATAGGGATAAATCATACGATTCCCAAATCGTATCATACTGTCATAAAGTTTAGCTCCGGCTTTACCGGTGCAGGCCATCTGGATATCCGACGCAGCATAATTGGCCAATAAATTTTGTTCATGATACATTGGTTGATCCAAAATATATCGCAAAACTTCTTTTTTTACCGAATCCGGTATGGTATAAAGAATACCATTAAACGGATTACGTGCCAAGTACCACGCCACAGGCAACGGCCATTCCGCCGATAACTTGTGTTTAGCCAAAGTAGCGCTCCATGCCGTGTCATAACGCCAAAGCGACAAACTCCGGTACATCCATGACTTCATTTTACGTACAAGATACGGTGAGCGATAGCGCCGTTGCCATTTTGTATATGCCGTCAAACCGCCGTGCAATCCGTCTGCACCGGTACCATCAATAGCGCTATGTCTGGGAAATTTTTGAGCGACGTATTCGGCTAACACCATAGAAGGCAATGTCGCGTAATCACAAAACGGAAATGAATACGTAAGGCCGATACGCGCCATTTGGGTTTCGGCTTGCTCCATCGTAAACTCTGCGACATGAAGCGGCATTCCCAAATACGTACTTATGGCGCTCGCCACCGAAAGCTCAGGATCGTCCGACCCAAAACTCAAAAATACCGGTTCGATTTTTTTTTGTATTGCTCCGGCATACGCCATGATTAAAGCCGAATCCACGCCGCCGCTAAAAAATAAAACCGACCTATCCGGTATAGAGTGAATCGTGTCCGAGAGCGTCTTTTGCGTGTCCTGGTACGCTTCATTATATGTCTTATTTTCCAACGGCGGAATGCGGTAATGGGTATCTTCAATCACCGCTTTAAACGAAAAACGATACGCACAACCCGGGCGTGTACGACGAATGGATCGGAAAAGCGTAAGCGGTGCCGGAGCGCTATTAAATTGTAAACATGCATAGAGCACGACTTCGTCTATTTCAGGCGAGGCAAAACCAATCATTAACCGCAAATCATCGGAAATCAACCAACCGTTTCCGCAACGGGCATAATAAATTTGTTTTACTATCCACGGCGCACAATAAACCGTTATCTCTTCGGTCGTGGTTTCCCAATGTAAGTAATGTGAATTTTGGCGAAAGTTTCCATTCGGATGTGTATCTGAAAATAAAATATCGGCCGGATTCTGAATCGTTCCCAAGCTGGCTTTAACAAACATCATCTTCGCATTATTTTGCTTTTCCAAACGATAGGTCAAACCGATACCGGCAGCATACCGCGCGACATGGTTTTCAAAATACTCCGGCGGCTTATCGCCGAAAAACGCAATAAAGTAAACGGAGTCGTTATTATTCATAAGTTTTTTTCGGAAGGTACAATATGTTCATACAAACGACGCACGTTTTTTTCCATATCAAAATAATTATTTACAAACTGATATGCTGATGCCATGCATGCACGCGTCTGATCAGACTGGGTTAAACTTTCAGACATGGCATCCGCCAGCGCCAACGCATTCGCAGGTTCACAGAGTAGCCCGGTTTCCCGGTGTTTCACGACTTCCGGAATGCCCGATACATCAGTTGCCACCACCGGTGTTTTAAGAAACATTGCCTCAATGATCACATTGGGGATACCATCCCGGTCACCGTTGGATGTAATAATTGACGGCATAACAAAAAGAGCCGCCGATGCTATTTCTCGTAGAACCTGGGTGTTATTTAGTTCACCGGCCATGGTCACACAATCGGATACATGTTCCTGTTGAATGGCTACCGACAACGATTCCCTTAGCGGTCCGTCGCCGATCAAAATCAATTCAAAACGAAAACCGCGTTTTTTTAATACACCACACGCACGGATCAAATAATTAAATCCTTTTTTTTCGACCAACCGCCCAACCGTTATTATTTTAAAAGGTAACGTTGGATCTTTTTGTGGTCGAATAAAATCATTAAAAATACTCGTAGGAATGCCATGATAATCTAGGTGAATTTTATGCGCTAGATCGTTATATGTCAAAAGCGTTTGACGATTGTAAGCCGTGCACGTTGATACAAATGATGCTTCAGAAAGTTTATTTTTCAGAGCGTTACGGTAAACGTAAATATCATTTGCATGCGCTGATGCGCTCCACGGTATGCCCGTTATCCGACTGACTACAAGAGCCACTTCAGAAACCCATCCCAAAAAATGAACATGTATGTGTTGCGTCGGTTTTTTTTCTATAAGATCAAGCAACCATAACGCATACGCCGATTTTTTAATTGCTTTCCATCGCTTACCTGCATTACGATGCGGAAGTAAAAACCATCCGGCAATGCATCGCACCGAACGCAACGGTCGTCGTAAGAAATACTTCAACGCCTCTTTATGTATTGTACGATCCGGCGATTCAACCGTATCAAGTATGCGGCCTGGATCGTCAAATGCATCCAGGGTATTTTTAGAAAACGTAACAACACGGATCGGTGTAATGCGACGCATCACTTCCACTTCGCGAAAAATAAATGTCTCCGATCGACGCGGAAAAACACCGATCAAATATAAAATTTCTTTATTCATGACTTATGCGATTTTCCGTTCGATTGGCCTCAAATAACGAAAAAAAACGCATAGTTCATCGTACTTTTTTTTATTTGGAAAATTCGACGGATTCGACAGAAAATATGTGGGCCGAGCGGCTGATTTCTCGTTTACGCCAAAAAATCTCAAATAACAGTTTATCATTGTGACGCGCCATTACATCCAACGAAAAATTATTAATCGTCCATTCACGGCCTTGTTTCCCCAGCACTGCGGTTTCTTCCGGACGGAAAATAAGTTTTTTGACGGCCTCGCTCAAGCTCTCCACATTTTCCGGAGCGATAAGCAAACCGCTATAACCGTCGCGAATGGCTTCCGTAATGCCGCCGACTTTCGTACCGATAACCGCTTTGCCACGCATACCGGCTTCGACAAAAACCAAACCGAAACCTTCAACGAATTCACGGGTGACACGACCCGACATGGCAAAAACATCCGCCACTGCATAATAATTTTCCAGCAGTGAAGCCTCAACATAACCGGCAAAAAAAACATGATTTTCCAAACCTAATTTTTTGACCTGCATTTCAAGATTTTTACGCGTGTTCCCCTCACCGACAATGATATAGAGTATTTCAGGAATTTCGTACCGCAAACGATGCACAGCTTCAATAACAAGGTCATGACCTTTGGCCTCGACAAGACGGCCGACCGTTAATACGATCTTTCGATTGCGCCATTGCGGCCAAAGCGTCAGCGCTTCTTCCTTTGTTTTTACAGCTGTCGGATCAAATGCGATACCATTGTATATGACTTTCAGCTTGGATTGCAATATTTTTTCAGGCATAGTATTACGAATCAATTTTTCGGCTTCATTACTAATCGTAACAATAGCGTCGGCACGTCGAATGAACAAGTTACCCAACCACGTCGATAAACCGGCGAAAAAGCCTCGAGAATTATCGGAGCGCAACATACCGCCACCGTGAATTGTACCGATCCAACGGCCGGGTAAAAAAGCCAGCACTGCCGTGGAGCGGCAACCTGCAAATGTTGAGCTCCATATGACATCCGGACGAAATTTCCAATAATGCCTTATAATAGAAATCGTCGCAAAGATAATGCGGATACCGTACCATGCCTCATTGGTTAACGGCATGCGTATGATCTCGTAATCGGAACGTTCAGAAATGATTTTTCGCTTATATTGAGGCGCCAGTAAACGAACCTGATGACCCTGATTATGAAGGCCCTGAGCAAGATGATGTGCGTAGGTCGCGCTGCCCCCGCTGGCCGGAAAAAATTTCATTGCAACGACAAGAATTCGCATACGACTCCAGTAAGAATAAATCCGTAAAATTGTTATTTAAATCACAATAAATAGGTAACACAGAATGAGTATAGGACTGCCAAATTAGGTACATATTAAATCATTATTAACGATTTAATATGTTTATTATATACATTGCCGATCTAACTCCACTTCTGTCAGACAGATATATCTCATACCCGTTATTCACATTTATTCCTTTTCCCAAAATTGACCTAATCATAGGTATGTACAAATCTTCAGGTGTTGGATTTCAATCAATTTTTCAAAGGAAATTCACTGCGACGACTTATCGAGCAATAGCTATGCCACACACATCTGCAATTGCCTCTAAAATTTTCAAGGAATTATCTATTATAATGACGTTATCATCGCTGCATAATTAGTTGAAATATTTCACACTGCCATAAAAAAATGGCATGCATGGATGAATATCGTACTAACCAGGTTTTATTTTCTTAGTGTAGAGACAATTGGCGGTGATCAATAAGCCAATGCGCCGATTGCATAATTACAATTAATTTTAAGGATTCGTACCTACTATTTATTCAAGATTCCCTGACTTAAAAAGCTATATGATATAATTTGTTACGAATGTATATTGAACCGCTTTGATTCAAAAAAGGTAATACAGAAGTCAAAACGACCGTTCGTTATTTATATTTAGAGTTCCATTTTTTTCACACTGCCATATTAAAATTACACACACCATGATTAATTTTTTTCGTTCTATCTTCTCCTCAAAACCCAAGCCTCCGGTAGCACCAATAAAGCCACATCGTGTAACGCATATCGGTAAATCACTTACGGACGATTATTATTGGTTGCGCGACAAAGAAAATCCGGAAGTTATTGCCTATCTGGAAGCTGAAAATGTATATACAGACGCCTTGATGAAACCTACTGAGGCTTTGCAAGATACGCTGTATCGCGAAATGCTCAGCCGCATTCAGGAGGACGACCGATCCGTCCCTGAACAAATCGGTGAGTTTCTATATTATTACCGGACGGAGAAGGACAAGCAGTATAAAATCTATTGCCGTAAAAAAAACGGCGAGGAAAACGAAGCCGTACTACTTGACCTCAACACTCTGGCCAGTCATACACCCTATCTTGCACTCGGCGCCTACCGTGTCAGTCCGGATCACCGTTGGCTCGCATTTACTATAGATCATGACGGATCAGAACAATTCACACTTTACATCAAAAATCTGGAAACCGGAGAATTATCCCCCGAACACATTCCGAATACGTATTACGGTTTGGAGTGGGCCAACGACAGTGCAACGATTTTTTATACGACGCTTGATCCAAGCCTTCGCCCGCATCGGGTGTATCGGCACAGTATCGGCTCAGAATTAACATCCGATCAACTTGTGTACGAAGAACCCGATGAACGGTACTATCTTGACCTTACCAAATCGCGCAGCGGGCGTTTTCTTTTGATAACATTGGCCAGTAAAACAACAACCGAAGTACATTTTTTGAATGCGGATCATCCCGACAAACCGTTTCAAGTATTTCAGGAACGTGTGCAGGGTCATGAGTATAACGTCGAACATTGGGAGGATCGCTTTTTTATCACGACCAATGATCAGGCTGTTAATTTTCGTCTGATGGAAACACCTGCAGATCGGACAAATAAACAAAATTGGCGCGAAGTCATTGCTCCGGGATTTTATAGTTATTCATACACGTACCAACGGCCTCAAAAGCATAACCATTCGCACGCAACCCGATCGAACTGAACATACCGTGCTTTTTCCGGAGCCCGTGTATAGTTATACGCCTTTGCGCAATCCGGATTACAACGCATCGTTTTTTCGTTTGAACTATACTTCGCTTGTAACGCCGTCCACGGTGATGGATTACGACATTAAGAAAAGAGAACTAACGATACGTAAACGGGAAGAAGTGGCAGGTTATGATGCCAACGACTATTCCAGCGAACGCATTTTGGTACAAGCGACGGATGGCACGTTAATTCCCATGTCCATCGTTTACAAAAAAGATCGCTTACCGAACAAACCGACACCGGCACTATTATATGGTTACGGTTCGTACGGCATTTGTATTGATCCGCAATTTGCTTCGCATCGCATCAGTTTACTGGACCGCGGTTTTGTTTTTGCCATAGCTCATATTCGCGGCGGTGATGATCTCGGGCGCAAATGGTACGAAGACGGAAAATTTCTTCACAAAAAAAATACATTCACCGATTTTATCGCCTGCGCAAGGCATCTGATTTCGCAAGGCTATACGACACCCGCTCAATTAGCCATTATGGGCGGAAGCGCCGGCGGTCTTCTGATGGGCGCCGTGATCAATATGCAACCCGATCTCTTCGGAGCGGTCGTAGCCCATGTTCCTTTCGTGGATGTGGTCAATACCATGCTTGATCCCAACCTGCCTCTGACCATCACCGAATACGAAGAATGGGGCAACCCCAATGATCCCGCTTATTTTGACTATATGATGTCTTACGCGCCTTACGAAAACGTTAAACGTCAAGCGTACCCTCATATCCTCGTAACGGCCGGACTGAATGATCCGCGCGTAAGTTATTGGGAGCCGGCCAAGTGGGTTGCCAAACTGCGGCGTATGAAAACCGATCGCAACGACCTTCTAATGCGCACCCACATGGATTTTGGCCATAGCGGCGCTTCGGGTCGTTATGATTATTTGTTAGAGATCGCTTTCGATTATGCTTTTATTATTGAAAAAACCAAACCATCCGGACGTTCTTGATATGACGTGGAAAAAAGTTTTACTTTATTTTTTTATCGTACTGTTTTCGGCAGCCACCGGCGGCGGGATCGTCGGTTATTATGCGTATGAAAAATATTACCGTCCTATGGATCTTGATTTATGGAAAACACGCAACGCATTAGCCGAATCCCATGCGCAACTCCAGGCTATTTATCCCGAATACGAACACGCGAAACAATTTGCCGACTCGCTGCAAACATTCATTCCACTGCAGAGCGGGCTTAATTATCCGATGGAAAGCGAACGTCAGTATTATTATCACGACAAAATGTTTAATATCATCTACGATACCAAACGTTATCTGGAGCAGAAACGTCGCAAACAGGAATCGCATTTTCTGGAATTAGTAGATCATGTGATGCCGCATGAAAAACATCTGCGCATGATCCTCGACAGTATCGGCGTAAAAACAAACGATACGCTTCATCTGGAAAAAAATGCACAGGCCATCATGGATTTTGTTCAGTGCATACCGTATCAATCCGAAAACCGTGCTTACACCAAAATGCCGCTGGAGACGTTGTACGAAGGCGGAGGGGATTGTGAAGATTTAGCTGTTCTAGCGTATTCGCTACTTACGACGGCCGGCATTGAAGCGGTACTGGTCGTACCCACACGTACGATTGCCTCCATAGATCATGCAACGGTCGCTATTCATGGAAATTTTACAGGCCAATATATTGAACATAATCAGAAGCGTTTTTTTATCGCCGAATCCGCCGGCACGACCGACGCACGCAAACCCAAACGTTTTAAAATCGGTCGCGCGGAAAAATACAACATTTCACTCGTACTCGGTGACAGCCTCGAAGTTGCCAAACACGAAGTGGACTGGATCATCAAAGAAAAACTGCGAACCCGGTAAACAACCTCAATTGCTTTTACAAACGGCAATCAGTTCTTTTGAGTTTTCATCAAAGGCCGTACGATCAAATCCGCCGTACATTGTCTCCAGCGCCAACCCGCTCCGGTAAATCAAATGCTCCAGTTCAAATCGGAAATAATAACGTACCCGAAATGACCACGATTCATCGTGCGTCGTACCGTTTTCATCCCAGACATAACGCATCGTCACATGATTGATTTGGTGCATGAAATCCGGGACGACAGTGGTAAATCGTTTGAGACGTTGACCCGGCGCCCATTCCCCGTCGAAATCCAACGTGGATTCACGGCCTTGTGAGCACAATACCGGGTCCGGATTAAAAACATCCAAAATTAATGTACCGCCGGGTTCCAAATGATCTTTGATGCAGGCTAACGCCGCAAGTTGCTCATCCACCGTACGAAGATGCGTGAAAACGCGAAACGGCGCGACAATCAACGCAAAACGGCGATCCATCGTAAAATCGCGCACATCCGCGACACTCACACGTTGCTTTTCTTTGGCATCAAGTTTGGCTTGTAAGGTGCGAATCATCGTTGCACTGGCATCCAGTCCGTAGATATCCGCACCGGCACGCAGCGCTTCCATAAAAAGCCGCCCCGTTCCCACGCCGACTTCCAAAACAGAGCCTTGCGCGCGGGTTGTTTCTTCGACGTAAAAATCATGATCTATGGATGTACGTATTTTGGCATACACCGTATCATAAAATCGTGCTACAAATTCAGGATAAGCCGTAGAAGCCGACATAGGTATCTCCTTTGGAGTTGGCTATTGAATAATGAAAACTATTGGGTTAAATTTACGGGTGCAAGGATAATTTTATCAATTTATCAAAACTGCTTTTCTGAAAGAACTATAATACTTATGAGCATAACCCATCGCACCATCAAAAAAATTCTCATCGCCAATCGCGGTGAGATAGCCATACGCGTCATCCGGGCATGCCGGGAAATGAATATAAAAACTGTCGCCGTTTTTTCCGAAGCGGATCGTACGGCGGCACACGTTCGTTTAGCGGACGAAGCCTATTGTATCGGCGAACCGCCGTCCAATAAAAGCTATCTGCGCATGGACAAAATCATCGAAGTTGCCAAAAAATCCGGCGCGGATGCGATTCATCCCGGATACGGTTTCCTCAGTGAAAATGAAGATTTTGCCGATCTGGTCATTCAAAACGGTATTATTTTTATCGGCCCGTCGTCGGAAGCGATGGCGCAGATGGGCAGTAAAACCGCGGCCAGAACGCTGGCCAAAAAAATGAATGTTCCGACCGTGCCCGGTACCGAATCCGGTATCAAAGATAAAAACGAAGCCATCACGATCGCCGAAAAAATCGGCTTTCCTGTTTTGATCAAGGCGGCGGCCGGCGGCGGCGGTAAAGGCATGCGCGTGGTTCAAAAAATCGAAGAACTCAGCGAAGCGATCGATCGCGCACGCGGCGAAGCGCTCAATGCCTTCGGTGACGATACCGTTTTCATCGAAAAATATGTCACTAAACCGCGGCACATCGAAATCCAAATCATCGGCGATCAACACGGCAACATGGTGTATCTCGGCGAACGCGAATGCTCCATACAGCGCCGTCACCAGAAAGTGATCGAAGAAGCGCCCTCGGCCATCGTAACACCGGAAATGCGTAAACGTATGGGCGAATCCGCCGTTCGTTTGGCGCAAGCCGTCAATTACTACAATGCCGGTACGATGGAGTTTCTCGT
This sequence is a window from bacterium. Protein-coding genes within it:
- a CDS encoding glycosyltransferase family 4 protein — protein: MRILVVAMKFFPASGGSATYAHHLAQGLHNQGHQVRLLAPQYKRKIISERSDYEIIRMPLTNEAWYGIRIIFATISIIRHYWKFRPDVIWSSTFAGCRSTAVLAFLPGRWIGTIHGGGMLRSDNSRGFFAGLSTWLGNLFIRRADAIVTISNEAEKLIRNTMPEKILQSKLKVIYNGIAFDPTAVKTKEEALTLWPQWRNRKIVLTVGRLVEAKGHDLVIEAVHRLRYEIPEILYIIVGEGNTRKNLEMQVKKLGLENHVFFAGYVEASLLENYYAVADVFAMSGRVTREFVEGFGLVFVEAGMRGKAVIGTKVGGITEAIRDGYSGLLIAPENVESLSEAVKKLIFRPEETAVLGKQGREWTINNFSLDVMARHNDKLLFEIFWRKREISRSAHIFSVESVEFSK
- a CDS encoding transglutaminase domain-containing protein; this encodes MTWKKVLLYFFIVLFSAATGGGIVGYYAYEKYYRPMDLDLWKTRNALAESHAQLQAIYPEYEHAKQFADSLQTFIPLQSGLNYPMESERQYYYHDKMFNIIYDTKRYLEQKRRKQESHFLELVDHVMPHEKHLRMILDSIGVKTNDTLHLEKNAQAIMDFVQCIPYQSENRAYTKMPLETLYEGGGDCEDLAVLAYSLLTTAGIEAVLVVPTRTIASIDHATVAIHGNFTGQYIEHNQKRFFIAESAGTTDARKPKRFKIGRAEKYNISLVLGDSLEVAKHEVDWIIKEKLRTR
- a CDS encoding glycosyltransferase, yielding MNKEILYLIGVFPRRSETFIFREVEVMRRITPIRVVTFSKNTLDAFDDPGRILDTVESPDRTIHKEALKYFLRRPLRSVRCIAGWFLLPHRNAGKRWKAIKKSAYALWLLDLIEKKPTQHIHVHFLGWVSEVALVVSRITGIPWSASAHANDIYVYRNALKNKLSEASFVSTCTAYNRQTLLTYNDLAHKIHLDYHGIPTSIFNDFIRPQKDPTLPFKIITVGRLVEKKGFNYLIRACGVLKKRGFRFELILIGDGPLRESLSVAIQQEHVSDCVTMAGELNNTQVLREIASAALFVMPSIITSNGDRDGIPNVIIEAMFLKTPVVATDVSGIPEVVKHRETGLLCEPANALALADAMSESLTQSDQTRACMASAYQFVNNYFDMEKNVRRLYEHIVPSEKNL
- a CDS encoding class I SAM-dependent methyltransferase — encoded protein: MSASTAYPEFVARFYDTVYAKIRTSIDHDFYVEETTRAQGSVLEVGVGTGRLFMEALRAGADIYGLDASATMIRTLQAKLDAKEKQRVSVADVRDFTMDRRFALIVAPFRVFTHLRTVDEQLAALACIKDHLEPGGTLILDVFNPDPVLCSQGRESTLDFDGEWAPGQRLKRFTTVVPDFMHQINHVTMRYVWDENGTTHDESWSFRVRYYFRFELEHLIYRSGLALETMYGGFDRTAFDENSKELIAVCKSN
- a CDS encoding glycosyltransferase family 4 protein, whose amino-acid sequence is MEMNSHFSEPISKSRILFLEQSLTHGGGARSLFYILRFLDKEQFEAFIAVPEKEGLLNTRVQEEKLATILYEPHLRIGMTSHQARGFLRWIKPVLQVRDFIAVSFFYLPSLIRKHHIALIHANTTATRFIGTIAGWVTKIPVIWHLRNVPDGLSRVGIAFFSRWSSLKSVIAVSEHTAKLFPVPSHKKNVVYNSIDFDEFDPTRIRSRLREEYHIPLTAFVVGACGRPLPKKGYHVLITAVAEMIRQFPEKDIRCVIVGGQNSSKQQAYDASLHAQVHSLALIDRVIFIGFKSDVRPYVCGMDVLAIPSLWDEPFGRTALEAMALQVPVIGFRRGGIPEVIGDEGNGLIVESGDVKGLANAMIRLMNNPQERAAMAQSARRRAVTHFDAFTKTRAIEDIFKLAMQ
- a CDS encoding asparagine synthase; protein product: MNNNDSVYFIAFFGDKPPEYFENHVARYAAGIGLTYRLEKQNNAKMMFVKASLGTIQNPADILFSDTHPNGNFRQNSHYLHWETTTEEITVYCAPWIVKQIYYARCGNGWLISDDLRLMIGFASPEIDEVVLYACLQFNSAPAPLTLFRSIRRTRPGCAYRFSFKAVIEDTHYRIPPLENKTYNEAYQDTQKTLSDTIHSIPDRSVLFFSGGVDSALIMAYAGAIQKKIEPVFLSFGSDDPELSVASAISTYLGMPLHVAEFTMEQAETQMARIGLTYSFPFCDYATLPSMVLAEYVAQKFPRHSAIDGTGADGLHGGLTAYTKWQRRYRSPYLVRKMKSWMYRSLSLWRYDTAWSATLAKHKLSAEWPLPVAWYLARNPFNGILYTIPDSVKKEVLRYILDQPMYHEQNLLANYAASDIQMACTGKAGAKLYDSMIRFGNRMIYPYLSPEFVDNGLSLPFSIKCRNGVNKSILKSMLAQNIPNDLVYRKKKGFTPPMHKIFSEPRIRAYIENTVWKKDNPLLSFVDHGQLNVLWRATAPSQTRLPRRAYEFMWNVTALSLWLDQVKKLWK
- the accC gene encoding acetyl-CoA carboxylase biotin carboxylase subunit, with the translated sequence MSITHRTIKKILIANRGEIAIRVIRACREMNIKTVAVFSEADRTAAHVRLADEAYCIGEPPSNKSYLRMDKIIEVAKKSGADAIHPGYGFLSENEDFADLVIQNGIIFIGPSSEAMAQMGSKTAARTLAKKMNVPTVPGTESGIKDKNEAITIAEKIGFPVLIKAAAGGGGKGMRVVQKIEELSEAIDRARGEALNAFGDDTVFIEKYVTKPRHIEIQIIGDQHGNMVYLGERECSIQRRHQKVIEEAPSAIVTPEMRKRMGESAVRLAQAVNYYNAGTMEFLVDADMNFYFLEMNTRLQVEHPVTEMVTGIDIVKEQIRIASGEPLSFRQEDIRIHGHAIESRIYAEDCENNFAPSIGRIEHLEPSYGPGIREDSGVFEGDTIQIYYDPMISKLAAWGPTREEAINRMRRSLREYAIVGVETTIPFCLFVMENEKFRSGDFDTSFVGKEFTPEKLQHKEEKMAAIAAAVHDFAKKRDMKISTDALTASSPKSSRWRRNRN